A region from the Ptychodera flava strain L36383 chromosome 12, AS_Pfla_20210202, whole genome shotgun sequence genome encodes:
- the LOC139145433 gene encoding LOW QUALITY PROTEIN: intraflagellar transport protein 22 homolog (The sequence of the model RefSeq protein was modified relative to this genomic sequence to represent the inferred CDS: inserted 1 base in 1 codon) encodes MYKAKILILGPCESGKTTISNFLADATETSGGEYHPTQGVRILEFESNGLNVNNRSVNAEVELWDCSGNQKFETCWPAFMKDTNGVVFIYNQDQSGHEKQLEMLHMTFAVGQGLRDSQCIICCHQKPSTSTQNRVQIPNAMTKXTQINTNLEEDAEGARRDFSNYLSRLFTQISERREQEELSIIN; translated from the exons ATGTATAAAGCCAAAATTTTAATTCTCGGCCCTTGTGAG agtGGAAAAACGACCATCAGTAATTTCCTAGCTGATGCCACCGAAACGTCAGGAGGAGAATATCATCCGACGCAAGGAGTTAG AATATTGGAATTTGAGAGTAATGGCTTGAATGTGAATAACAGGAGTGTTAACGCTGAAGTGGAATTGTGGGATTGCAGTGGAAATCAAAA ATTTGAAACATGTTGGCCAGCCTTCATGAAAGACACCAATGGTGTCGTGTTCATTTACAACCAAGATCAGTCCGGCCATGAAAAACAACTGGAGATGCT ACACATGACTTTTGCAGTGGGCCAGGGACTGAGAGACTCACAGTGCATCATATGCTGTCACCAGAAGCCCTCAACATCAACACAGAACAGAGTGCAGATACCCAACGCAATGACCA ATACACAGATCAACACCAACCTGGAAGAAGACGCGGAAGGCGCCAGGAGAGATTTTTCCAACTATCTATCGCGGCTTTTCACCCAGATCTCCGAAAGGCGAGAGCAGGAGGAGCTCAGCATCATTAACTAA